One window from the genome of Oryza glaberrima chromosome 3, OglaRS2, whole genome shotgun sequence encodes:
- the LOC127767349 gene encoding disease resistance protein Pik-2-like isoform X2: MESVVVTAAEGAMKTLLGKLGSFLSQEPRLLGGVRGELQYIKDELESMNAFLQNLAATSSHSVQVKIWMKQVREMAYDAEDCIDEFQHHFGGYCGNGIVGFIYRMKHLMYTLKVRHRIVMQVQELKVRARDVSDRYARYSSANAIVDASDSKNTTTSISTCLSLDPRQVIGFIQDDLLVGINNRRDRVLTYLRVDSDQELRVISIFGFGGLGKTTLAKAIYDSPQVKNGQFHCQAFVTVSQKIDLKALLRDMLGQLIPPASDQHVSSDIEDEHLKAIEVWDVKRLGDKLRSYLDDKRYLVILDDIWSDSAWDTFKFLLPKNHVGSVIIVTTRIRSVANYCSHLQHDYSYEIEPLNEIESKELFLRRLFGQLHECPQNIQKVSESVLKKCGGMPLAINSIAGLLASRPVKSLEEMQNLQNSLGSEMDSFSTMEKIKQILLLSYNDLPYHLKTCFLYFSIFPEDYKIKRKNVVRQWVAEGFVSDKRGQSAEQVAESYFAEFINRSIVQPLDISDSGKVKTCRIHDIMLEVIIEMSVEQNFISLMGDQHTMISYDKVRRLSLHGHGAYNLSTSLELSHIRSLSSFGDMPRALRFDRARLLRVLDLESCEFLRNRQLHHICALFHLKYLSLRRAHNIDRLPRKIKKLQSLETLDLRGKGIDKLPASFIELENLVHFRSGSSYLPHGFGRMKSILTLGLIEISDDTSWRIQEIGCLMQLEKLRIWSRDGMNKENWESLLTVIENLSRRLLSLSIETDRRTCSLPLDFSSSPPLLLRSLLLYGSLEALPSWMASLDNLVKLTLGGTKLEEDDIQILQKLPRLFSLRLWFAFAVEKFVVAP; this comes from the coding sequence ATGGAAAGTGTCGTTGTTACTGCTGCTGAGGGTGCTATGAAAACACTGCTGGGTAAACTGGGCTCTTTTCTTTCGCAAGAGCCCCGACTTCTTGGTGGGGTCAGAGGTGAGTTGCAATACATCAAGGATGAACTTGAGAGCATGAACGCATTCCTCCAGAACCTTGCAGCCACAAGCAGCCACAGTGTCCAAGTGAAGATCTGGATGAAGCAAGTCAGAGAGATGGCTTATGACGCTGAGGACTGCATTGATGAGTTCCAACACCACTTTGGTGGCTATTGTGGTAATGGTATTGTAGGGTTTATATATAGGATGAAGCATCTTATGTACACTCTGAAGGTCCGCCATCGAATTGTCATGCAAGTGCAAGAGCTTAAGGTTCGTGCTCGAGATGTTAGTGACAGGTATGCGAGATATAGCAGTGCTAATGCTATTGTTGATGCCTCTGACTCGAAGAATACCACCACTTCAATCTCAACCTGTTTGTCCCTTGACCCTAGGCAAGTTATTGGTTTTATACAGGATGATCTACTTGTGGGAATCAACAATCGGAGGGACAGGGTCCTAACATATCTAAGAGTGGACAGTGATCAAGAACTAAGGGTAATATCAATTTTTGGCTTTGGAGGATTGGGCAAGACTACCCTTGCCAAGGCAATATATGATAGTCCACAGGTAAAGAATGGTCAGTTCCATTGTCAAGCTTTTGTTACCGTATCCCAGAAAATTGATCTAAAGGCTCTATTGAGAGACATGCTTGGGCAGCTTATTCCACCTGCTTCTGATCAACATGTCAGCTCAGACATTGAGGATGAACATCTCAAAGCTATTGAAGTATGGGATGTGAAAAGACTTGGCGACAAACTACGTTCATATTTGGATGACAAGAGGTACCTTGTTATTCTTGATGATATTTGGTCTGATTCGGCATGGGATACTTTTAAGTTTCTTTTGCCGAAGAATCATGTTGGCAGTGTAATAATTGTTACCACAAGAATCAGAAGTGTGGCGAATTATTGCTCCCACCTCCAGCATGATTACAGTTATGAAATTGAACCCCTGAATGAAATAGAATCCAAAGAATTATTCTTGCGGAGATTGTTTGGCCAGTTACATGAGTGCCCACAAAACATACAGAAAGTTTCAGAAAGCGTCTTGAAGAAATGCGGTGGTATGCCTCTAGCTATCAATAGTATAGCTGGGCTTTTGGCTAGTAGGCCTGTTAAGAGCTTAGAAGAAATGCAGAACTTACAAAACTCTCTTGGATCTGAGATGGATTCTTTCTCAACCATGGAGAAAATAAAGCAGATACTACTATTAAGTTACAATGATTTACCCTACCATTTGAAGACATGCTTCTTGTATTTTAGTATCTTCCCAGAGGACTACAAGATTAAAAGGAAAAATGTTGTCCGGCAATGGGTGGCAGAGGGATTTGTATCAGACAAGCGGGGACAATCTGCGGAGCAAGTTGCTGAGAGCTATTTTGCAGAGTTTATCAATAGGAGTATAGTCCAACCTTTAGATATAAGTGACAGCGGAAAGGTTAAGACTTGCAGGATCCATGATATAATGTTGGAGGTCATTATAGAGATGTCTGTTGAACAAAATTTTATTTCACTTATGGGGGATCAACATACAATGATTTCCTATGACAAGGTTCGACGTCTTTCCTTACATGGCCATGGtgcatataatctatcaactAGCTTGGAATTATCACATATCCGATCCCTAAGCTCCTTTGGGGATATGCCAAGAGCTTTGCGCTTTGACCGTGCAAGATTGCTCAGAGTGTTAGATCTAGAAAGCTGTGAATTTCTGAGGAATCGTCAACTTCATCATATTTGTGCATTGTTCCATCTAAAGTACCTCAGTCTAAGAAGAGCTCACAACATAGATAGGCTcccaagaaaaataaagaaattgcAGAGCTTGGAAACTCTAGATTTAAGGGGTAAAGGTATAGATAAGTTACCTGCTAGTTTCATTGAACTGGAGAATTTGGTCCATTTCCGTTCAGGTTCTTCCTACTTGCCGCATGGCTTTGGGAGAATGAAAAGCATACTAACATTGGGATTGATAGAGATCTCAGATGACACATCTTGGAGGATACAAGAAATTGGCTGCTTGATGCAACTGGAGAAGCTCCGCATATGGTCACGCGATGGCATGAACAAGGAGAACTGGGAGTCCCTACTCACCGTCATTGAGAACTTAAGCAGGCGCCTCCTGTCACTCTCAATTGAAACGGACAGGAGAACTTGTTCTTTGCCACTTGATTTCTCATCCTCCCCACCTCTTCTCCTACGAAGCCTCCTGTTATATGGAAGTTTGGAAGCATTGCCAAGTTGGATGGCATCGCTGGATAACCTTGTGAAATTAACTCTTGGTGGTACTAAATTAGAGGAGGATGATATACAGATTCTCCAGAAGCTCCCACGATTGTTTTCTCTTAGACTGTGGTTTGCATTTGCCGTAGAGAAGTTTGTTGTTGCGCCCTGA